Below is a genomic region from Candidatus Cloacimonadota bacterium.
TTGCTTAGTTGAAGGAAATTCTAGTAAGTATTTTTTTACATTATCACCACCATTAATAAACTTGTGGTATTTTGTATCGGTTTTTATAAAATATGATCGGACACCACCAACATTAACACCGACTTTTACATTTGTATAATTTTCAAGTGCATTGCCAATTCTTTCAACTTTTTGATTAATTAACTTTATAAATGGATTAATTATATTTATCGTATAATTATCAGTTTCAATAATTTCGTTTTTTGAAATTATTTTGGCATTATCCATTAAGCCATTTTTTATATTAATATTATAATTATCCAAAATTATATTTTTAAATGATAGTATTAGTTGCCCACTTGCTACTTTTTCAAATTCATTCAAATCCTTAACAATTTCAATAATCTTTGATTTTTCTAATAAATATTTTCTAATATCTTTGAATGGTAATTCAAAAAATGAAATATCAATGATGAATATATTTATTGCATTCTTATTTAACATTTTCAGTGATTTTTCTAGAAAAAACATTACTGAATGGAATCTTCCCTTTTTCTTTTTGTCTAAAATAAAATCATAATCTGATTTAAAAGCATTTATATAATCTGAACTAGTTTTTTTAGCTTGACGTGAATAATAACTAATATACGGTGGATTACCAATCACAATATCAAATCCGTCTTTTATTCCGAACATCCATTTCGGGTCAAACCAATCGGAAGATTCATCAGCAAATGGATTCCAGTTTGCAAGTGCAACTGCTCGTTTATTCATAGAACCTTTTTCGCTTAAAAATTGTCCGATTTCAATTTGCGTATTTTTAAATACTTTTTCGATTTCGGTTTTCTCTTTTCCGCTGGCATAAAAGAATTTTTCCCGCAATTTTTCCAACTTATTCATTAGAGGATCTAGTAAATTGTCAAAATCCATATAATCCATTTGTTCATCTTTTTCAACTTCAGGCAAACCAATCAAAGTGTTGGCAGCAACAAATTTAAAAGAAAGGTTGGGAAGCGGATTTATGCCCCGATTCGGTTTTATATCATTCACTGTTTCATCAACCATCAGGGTCAGGAAGAATCGAAGTTTGGAAAGTTCAACAGCGATAGGTTGGATATCTATTCCGTAAATGGAATGAAGAATAGCAGACATTTTGTATTTATAATCCCAGTTCTCATCCATCATTTTATCCTCAAATGCTTTTCTCACTAATCTATCAGGGATTTTATCTAATTGTTTCATTACCCATTCGATAGATTCGGGATCAACTTTCTGGCGGATAAGTAACATCTTCTGCAAAACCCCCATTGGAAAAGCACCTGAACCGCAAGCGGGATCGAGGATTTTAATTTTATCCAAAGCTTCGATAACTTTCAGACTTTCGTCTTTTGTAAGGTCATTTTCTTCGATAGTATAATCGAGGAGATTGCGAAGCTTTTGTTCGAGTTCAGACCTTGCGAATGGTTGCAAACCTTCGCAATGGTCGGCATTATGTTTCGAACAATTCGGAAGGTTTTCAAACATTCCGAAGGATTCGAGATTAGTCAGCAAATATTGTATCAGCGATTCATCAACCATATATTCTACAATTGGTCTGGGAGTATAATAACTTCCAGTTGCTTTCCTGGCGGTTTGTTGAGTTTCCGGATTAATTTCAGCCAGCAGGTTTTCGAATATTCTGCCGAGCATTTCGGGATCGACGGAAAGATCAATATCGATGGAGGTGTTTTCATCTATCGTGAAATTGTATAATTCCAGAACGGAGAAGAATTTTACAAACCAATCATCAGGAATACTCAATGTGTTTTGATAAATTGATTTCCCTTGAAAATCATCTGTTTTATAATAATCCTGATGTAGATTTGGATCGAACAAACCACCATTTAAAAATGGAATATTTTTGAAAAACTCATTTTTAGAAATCAATTCTTTTCTCTCATCAATCGGTGTATTCATTACTTCAAAGAAAAGCGGTTCGAGAATTGTATGATAATAATTATTTTTAATTGCTTTTACTGATAAAACTTCTTCGGGAATCAGTGAGATTCCGTTTTCAGATTTTTTCTTTTTTAAGAACCAGCAGAATACAATTCTACCGATCAATCTGACTGCAAATTCCTGCATCGAAGTATGATCTGTTGTATCGGGAAGTTTAAGAAGCGGTTCAAATTCTTTAGTTTGTCTTCCTATCTTTCTCGCGCCGCCAACAAGTTCTGTGAAAAGTTCAGCGATATTATTATAAAATTCTTTATTTACAATTTCTACAGAGAATCTTGATTTAAGGTCTTCTTCGTCTTTTATTCTACCCTTTTTCACTAAAAATTCTTCGATTGTATGTTTTTTTACATCCGGTCCCATAAAGTAAGAATATCGTTTGGGATTGGTGAATTCTTTTGTTACTTTCTTTCCTTCCAATTTCAGTTCGCGAGTGATCAAAGATAATCTGTAATTTTCGGAATTCTTTGAAATAAACAGGATCAATGCATTCTTAACTTTTTGATGTTCAATGAATTTGAAAGCATCTCGTGAAAGACCGATTCTGGGGTCATTCTCCGATTCGTGATGCATTTCATAAACTTTTAATTTTAATGTTTCGGAATTTCCGAGATACAAAACATCTTTACTGATATATTTTGGTTTAAATTCTGTTTCTACTTTTTCTGTTGTATGTGAATAATCTTGCGGGAGAAATTGTTGTCTGAGAAAGGTAATCCAGCTTTCTCGATTATAAGGTTCATTGAAATTAAAATTCATAACTTTACTCTTTTACAAATCTTATAAATTTCAACTTAACAACTTGCGGGGTCAATATCATTTTTTTATTTTCTCCAGGAATAATTTACCGCGTTCTGTAAGCCGGTATTTTTGGTTAGGATCAATTACTTTTTTTGGATTAGTGTATTCTAAAAAATTCAATTCAATTAACTTATCTATATATATTTTTTTAAATCTACTTCGATTAGTTTGTTTTACAATAGCCATAATTTCAGTAATTTTGCGAGGATCAAAACAATAAAGCAAGATTCTAGCGTGAATTTCTGGTTTTGCTAACTTAGGACAAGCTTGAGACAAGCTTAGGACAAGAGATCCGATAAGTTCATTGTTTTCATGGAGATTAGCTTGAGACATAACTTGGTCCCGACTTAGTCCCGACTTAGTCCCTACTTGGTCGGTGACTTGGTCACTACTTGGTTCCAATTCAAAATCCGGATGGATTTTTATCGTAGTCAAAAAGTAAACTCGATCTTTATCCATTTCAAAAATGGGATCCGGCGATCCGTTTATTTTCATGCTTTTTCTAATTTTTGGAAATCCTGTAGCTTTCCCTTCTGTAAGATGAAGTTCTTTAAGGAAATCCCCTATTCTTCTGTTCCTGTAACATCGGGCAGTAACCCTAAATTGTTTCAAACTATCATTATCTATCGGCGGTAATGGTCCCGGGAATGATAAAATTTCGATCATATCTTGTTTAATACTTACTTCAACTGGCTCTCTTAGTTCATAACTCCTGTGATAAACTGCATTGACTAAAGCTTCTTCAATTGCTTCATAGGGATAATTATAAAAGCGATTTGCCTCAGCTTGACCGGAAACTTTATTTACTTTTTCTTTAATGATACTGTTTTTTATGTATTGAAGTGCAGATCGAATTTGAACATGTATTGGACCGGAGAATGTTTTCTCTATCAAATTATCACCAACATCATCTAAGAATTCGACAATTTCAATCCTGGCACACGGAAAGTAATGTGATGGATCGGAAGTGAAAAACAACAAACCAACATTCAGAGGTTTGAAATTTTCTTGTGGTCCTCTGCCGATTTGAAGGACATGAGATATATCTTCCATAGTAGTATTGCTTTGAATTGTAAAATCACTATTAATCTCTTTAAGAAATTCTTTAATCAAATTCAGCTCATAATCGTTGATATCAGCGTGATGATTGATCCTGTCATCAAAAGGTATTTTAGCAGCCATTCCAAGAAGTAATTGTTCTTCTTCTCTGTTTGCTTTGACTGTGTTTGAAAAGTGGCGAATCCAATAAAAATTCGGTGATCCTTTTGATATAGTATCGGGTGCCTTATACGGTCTTGTATCGCCACCGGGAATCCAAATTATTAATATATGTTTGCCTTCAAAATTGTACGGTTCAACTATCGGAAAGTAATTAGGTTTAATATGATGACAGATTTCATGAAGTTTTTTCTGGATCGGATCCAATTGGTTTTGGTTCAGTCCTATTGGAGGTAAAATTGGAATTCCCTCCTGTTCTTCTACACCGATAATGATGTATCCACCACCCCAATTATTTATATCATTTGCGAATGCACATATTGAATGAAGAGTGCCTTCAGGATTCCAGCCCTTTTTAAATTCGAGCCGTTCCCATTCGACAACTTTTCCATTCAGCAGTTCTTTAATGTTTATTGGTAAAACCATTTTACATTCCTTAATATTAAATTAGTTCTTCAGCAAGAATCAAGGTTTCAGTTCCTTCGTCAATTTTATTTGCTTTCTTAATTATTTTCGCAAGATAGTTATGAGGAACTTTTTTAATTAAATCATTAACATCATCTTTCAGATTTTCTGAATCAATTTTTCTTATTAATGTAAAAACACCATCGGGAAGTCCATTCAGTTCTTTGGCAACAAAGTAAAGATCGGCGAAATAATCTTTCTTTTCGGGAGACAATTCTATGAGAAGCTCGATTTTATTGATCGCCTCCCCTTTTTTACCCGATGTTGAAACCTGCGTTTTGGAAATGAACATATTGTCTTTTGTTTGTTGATATATTTTCTCAAAATGTTTTGATACTTTCTTTGGCTTTTCAGAAATTTCTGCTTCAAAGAGTTCAAATGCTTCTTCAACCGAAAGTGCATGAGATTCTGTTTCACTTGTTCCCAATCTGAAAGTATAATCCTCTGCTTTTTTGCCAAAAATAATAACGCCTGATTGTGATTTCTTTTCTGTTCGCTGAATTCTGGAACGGCGTGGAATGGAGAGAGCTTTTTCGATCAATTCAGGTTTTTTCTTTTTCAAATAATACAGATCATCTTGATATTTAGTGTCCCACGATTCCTGTTCCTGCAACTTTAAAGCTTCATTATATTTCTGGTGGAAGTAAGATTTCAGTTCTTCTTCTTTTGTCAGGACTTTTGTATCTTCTCCGAGAAGTGCATCGATCATCGCTTTCTTTAAAGTTGATATCTGTTTTACTCGAATTTCCTCCTCACCGATATCAGTAGGGAAATAATTGTAAATGAAGAGTTTATTGAAAAGCATTTTCCCGATCCTGTTAATTCTTCCCACTCTTTGAATAACTCTGGTTGGATTATATGGGATATCATAATTGAAAACTGTTCCGGCTCTGTTTAAATTCACACCTTCAGAAAGAGCATCGGTTGCGATTATAATGTCATAATAATCTTTTTGGATTTTATTGGAAGCATCGAAATTTTCTCTGATAACTTTTTTATTTTCTGTAGAAGAAATTTTGGAAGAATAGTAGAAAGCTCTGATGTTTTTATCTTTTTTAATTTCTTCAAATATATACTTGGCAGTATCGGCATATTCGCTGAAAACAACGATTTTCCTTTTTGGATCATCTTTCAATTGTTTTTGAATTTCGATTTTGAAATTTTCAAGTTTAGGATCGGTTTTTATTCCATTTTCAAACCATTCTTTCCTAATATTTATTAGCAAATTCAAATCCTGATCTAAATCTTTGATAAAATCTTCTTTCAAGTCATCTTTGGGAATGAAGAACAATCCTTTTTCATATTGTTTTTCCAATTCTTTTTCAAAATTATAATTTTCCAGATCATTCTTAACATCTTCACCAATATCTTTGAATGAATCGATGTCCGGCAAATTACCTTTCTTAAAAACAGGAATTTTGGCTGCTTTTTCATAATATTTTTTTACTGATTCCATAGATTTGATCATCGAATTCAGCGTGCATTTAAAGGCATTTATAGAACTTTCAAATCTGGAAACGAGCAGTCTTCTCATAAAATCTGCCAGATTAGATTGAGCAACGCGTATTACATCAGCATCAATGTGTTGGTGCTCTGCTTTCAATCTTTCCTTAAATTTCGATAGATCTTTCAAGTAGTTTACAGGCTTGTATCTTGCGCCGATAAATTCGATTTTGTCTGTTTTCTTTCCTTTATTTTTCTTGGATTCTTCATGATAAATTGTATTTAATGTTTTTAAATATAATTCTGCAAGATCACCGAGATAATATTCTTTTTCGATTGGAGCTTCTGCAAATACATATTTGAAACCTTGTTTCTTCAAATCGTTTTTATATTCTTTAATTTTATCAAGGTCTATTCTTGATCGTCTGATAATAACAGGTTCTAAAATATGTCTGATCTTTTTTGCAAGATTTTGGATTCTTCTTTTCAGCTTTGCTTCATCAACATCCTTCTTTTTTCTTTCTTTATTAATTGCTTTGTATTCTTTGATCATTTGCTGGAATTGATAGGAAAGATTATCGACTGTGCGGATCGTAGATTTTGATGGTATTTGAAAAAGTTTTATCATCGCAAAAATATCTTGAGGTCGGTTGTTGAATGGAGTTGCTGTAAGTAGCATTACTTTATTCCCCTGACAAAGTTTGTGTAGATTTATGTAATCATCGGTGTTTTCATTTCTGAATTTGTGAGCTTCATCAACGATTATTAATACTTCTTCATCATTCCAAACATTTCGTAGATGATCAATAGCTTTATGAATCGAACCAGTTCCGAAAACGACAGCATTGAATTTGAAGATCGTGCGATATTCTTTATCCCATTGATAATGCAGATGTGGAGGAGCTATTATTATCACTTTCTTTCTCATATTAAAAGCAACTGTGGAAGCAATAATACTTTTTCCCAGTCCAACAACATCAGAAATTAATACTCCGTTATGTTGTTCTATAATTTGTATGGACTTTCTGACGGCATCGATCTGATACTTCAGATTAAAGAATTGTCCTTCCGTAATTTCATCAGGAAAAACAACTTCACCAGATTCTCTTATAGCAAAATATTCAATTAATATTCTTATGTAAAATAAATATGGTTTATAGAGTTTATCAATCCAGACCTTCTCGAAAACTTCTTCCATAAATTCATCCAGATTTCCTTCGTTCACAATATCAATTGCCATTTCCCACAGTTCATCAAAAATTCTTTTTCCTTCCGGATATTCATCTCTTAAAATTACATTAATTTCGTGTTGTCCCTTCAAGCCTGCTCTTGTTAAGTTACTTGAGCCGGTTATCATAGTCCCCGGATTTAAGCCATTTTGACTAACCTCTTCTTTATGCTCAAACAAATATAATTTTGCATGATTTGGATGTTCTGTTTTTCTTATTTCCAGCGAACCATCCTTCATTTTTCCTATGAAAATCCTGAATGCTTCCTGCTTTTCTTCGGAATCAAAATAATCAGTATCATTAAATATCTCTACAAAAGATTTAAAGTAACTTTTCTTGATCTCCAATCTTG
It encodes:
- a CDS encoding AAA family ATPase, producing MVLPINIKELLNGKVVEWERLEFKKGWNPEGTLHSICAFANDINNWGGGYIIIGVEEQEGIPILPPIGLNQNQLDPIQKKLHEICHHIKPNYFPIVEPYNFEGKHILIIWIPGGDTRPYKAPDTISKGSPNFYWIRHFSNTVKANREEEQLLLGMAAKIPFDDRINHHADINDYELNLIKEFLKEINSDFTIQSNTTMEDISHVLQIGRGPQENFKPLNVGLLFFTSDPSHYFPCARIEIVEFLDDVGDNLIEKTFSGPIHVQIRSALQYIKNSIIKEKVNKVSGQAEANRFYNYPYEAIEEALVNAVYHRSYELREPVEVSIKQDMIEILSFPGPLPPIDNDSLKQFRVTARCYRNRRIGDFLKELHLTEGKATGFPKIRKSMKINGSPDPIFEMDKDRVYFLTTIKIHPDFELEPSSDQVTDQVGTKSGLSRDQVMSQANLHENNELIGSLVLSLSQACPKLAKPEIHARILLYCFDPRKITEIMAIVKQTNRSRFKKIYIDKLIELNFLEYTNPKKVIDPNQKYRLTERGKLFLEKIKK
- a CDS encoding helicase, whose translation is MRKSKMAKLVTNQKEFLSEIIDNILPSSNNLYFLVGYFYFSGFEQMYKNINDKKMKILIGMNIEKNMSNKIKEFTIIQEINQSRLEIKKSYFKSFVEIFNDTDYFDSEEKQEAFRIFIGKMKDGSLEIRKTEHPNHAKLYLFEHKEEVSQNGLNPGTMITGSSNLTRAGLKGQHEINVILRDEYPEGKRIFDELWEMAIDIVNEGNLDEFMEEVFEKVWIDKLYKPYLFYIRILIEYFAIRESGEVVFPDEITEGQFFNLKYQIDAVRKSIQIIEQHNGVLISDVVGLGKSIIASTVAFNMRKKVIIIAPPHLHYQWDKEYRTIFKFNAVVFGTGSIHKAIDHLRNVWNDEEVLIIVDEAHKFRNENTDDYINLHKLCQGNKVMLLTATPFNNRPQDIFAMIKLFQIPSKSTIRTVDNLSYQFQQMIKEYKAINKERKKKDVDEAKLKRRIQNLAKKIRHILEPVIIRRSRIDLDKIKEYKNDLKKQGFKYVFAEAPIEKEYYLGDLAELYLKTLNTIYHEESKKNKGKKTDKIEFIGARYKPVNYLKDLSKFKERLKAEHQHIDADVIRVAQSNLADFMRRLLVSRFESSINAFKCTLNSMIKSMESVKKYYEKAAKIPVFKKGNLPDIDSFKDIGEDVKNDLENYNFEKELEKQYEKGLFFIPKDDLKEDFIKDLDQDLNLLINIRKEWFENGIKTDPKLENFKIEIQKQLKDDPKRKIVVFSEYADTAKYIFEEIKKDKNIRAFYYSSKISSTENKKVIRENFDASNKIQKDYYDIIIATDALSEGVNLNRAGTVFNYDIPYNPTRVIQRVGRINRIGKMLFNKLFIYNYFPTDIGEEEIRVKQISTLKKAMIDALLGEDTKVLTKEEELKSYFHQKYNEALKLQEQESWDTKYQDDLYYLKKKKPELIEKALSIPRRSRIQRTEKKSQSGVIIFGKKAEDYTFRLGTSETESHALSVEEAFELFEAEISEKPKKVSKHFEKIYQQTKDNMFISKTQVSTSGKKGEAINKIELLIELSPEKKDYFADLYFVAKELNGLPDGVFTLIRKIDSENLKDDVNDLIKKVPHNYLAKIIKKANKIDEGTETLILAEELI